In Brienomyrus brachyistius isolate T26 chromosome 25, BBRACH_0.4, whole genome shotgun sequence, a single window of DNA contains:
- the LOC125720535 gene encoding storkhead-box protein 2-like isoform X3, which yields MSPISQSQFIPLGEILCLAISAMNATRKPVTQDALMEHLATCFPGVPTPSPEILRHTLNMLVRERKIYPTPEGYFIVTPQTYFITPSLIRTNSKWYHLDERIPERPQQQCTSPQSGTITPSTSGCVRERPHSKNHCDSYNSYRDDLHSLHASTIQRKSPKEPKESYPTPPPPAQPPAPHPAPHPVPATEKSKSSLNVSYKTDTLTKRKEGGGGSSGGGGGGSEKQSKKFGLKLFRLSFKKDKTKHLSTFSAQFPPEEWPLRDEDTPTAIPRDVEMEIIRRINPDLTVGNVMRHTAVMKRLEEERAQRSKASSSAQQSARSRRSRAHRKAHGKTRSHSKTRASRGDPSEGSNLDLAGERDYRLYSSSLVRSPREGTFSVERGRGNCLVHSNPNIVESHFPVTPEWDVSGELAKRRTEMPFPEPSRGTSHSKVHRSHSHTQDRKSRNERSDKAKERSRSMDNSKGPLGAASVGATDDFDRTTDDRSRYYTDDGTLRASQTTPHYSRMVLSGTKFGSEMCVPDLGKGGPEDPRPCGLSEKSKSRDAASAYGDPKACSPKALVVAAIAADDYFQCNTSNETVLTAPSPLGKPERETPTSSDAVRKSSPCERQTPHPLEYKEDATAKAQNGGGAPAPSQTPEANVDKRKEIFSKDTLFKPPHGTPAAAYADGGHSRPGTLRKSPHAKPSEVPDCPDPQAASTGVPVPPGQEQPPSAEATFDYYNVSDDDDSEEAARKASAEDGKAREGGGTMQWLLEREKERDLQRKFESNLSLLSPRETEMGGSQKSAHSARLDSMDSSSVTVDSGFNSPRTRESLASNTSSIVESNRRQNPALSPGHMGTVAAGLPPFTFRAIPEPPSTQPEKLQKSPNCLASITSV from the exons ATGTCCCCCATCAGTCAGTCGCAGTTCATCCCGCTGGGCGAGATCCTGTGCCTGGCCATCTCAGCCATGAATGCAACACGCAAGCCGGTCACGCAGGATGCCCTCATGGAGCACCTGGCCACCTGCTTCCCAG GTGTCCCGACTCCGAGCCCGGAGATCCTCCGGCATACGCTGAACATGCTGGTGCGGGAGAGGAAGATCTACCCCACCCCGGAGGGGTACTTTATTGTGACGCCGCAGACATATTTCATAACACCCTCCCTCATCAGGACTAACAGCAAGTGGTACCACCTGGATGAGCGGATCCCTGAGCGGCCACAGCAGCAGTGCACCTCGCCACAGTCGGGAACCATCACACCATCGACATCAGGCTGCGTCCGGGAACGGCCGCACTCCAAAAACCACTGCGACTCATACAACTCGTACCGCGATGACCTGCACAGCCTGCATGCCTCGACCATCCAGAGGAAGTCGCCCAAGGAGCCCAAGGAGTCGTACCCGACGCCGCCACCACCTGCGCAGCCTCCGGCCCCGCACCCGGCCCCGCACCCTGTCCCTGCCACAGAGAAGAGCAAGAGTAGCCTCAATGTGTCATACAAGACGGACACCCTGACGAAGCGCaaagaggggggagggggcagcagcGGTGGTGGAGGGGGTGGCAGCGAGAAGCAGTCAAAGAAGTTTGGCCTGAAGCTCTTTAGATTGAGTTTCAAGAAGGACAAGACGAAACACCTCTCCACATTTTCAGCCCAGTTTCCCCCAGAGGAGTGGCCGCTCCGTGACGAGGACACGCCCACAGCCATCCCACGTGATGTGGAGATGGAGATCATCCGGCGCATCAACCCGGACCTGACGGTGGGCAATGTGATGCGGCACACAGCGGTGATGAAGCGCCTGGAGGAGGAGCGTGCCCAGAGGAGCAAGGCAAGCTCGTCGGCACAGCAAAGTGCACGCAGTCGGCGGAGCCGGGCTCACCGCAAGGCGCATGGTAAGACCCGGTCGCACAGCAAGACACGTGCATCTCGGGGCGACCCATCCGAGGGCTCCAACCTGGACCTGGCAGGCGAGCGGGACTACCGGCTGTACAGCTCATCACTCGTACGCTCGCCACGGGAGGGCACGTTCTCGGTGGAGCGTGGCCGTGGAAACTGCCTGGTGCACAGCAACCCCAACATCGTGGAGTCACATTTTCCCGTCACACCCGAGTGGGACGTCTCCGGGGAGTTGGCCAAGCGACGGACAGAGATGCCCTTCCCTGAGCCATCAAGGGGCACGTCGCACTCTAAGGTGCACCGGAGCCACAGCCACACGCAGGATAGAAAGTCACGCAACGAGCGCTCTGACAAGGCTAAGGAGCGGTCGCGCTCTATGgacaattccaagggccccCTGGGTGCAGCCTCAGTGGGGGCAACCGACGACTTTGACCGCACCACTGATGACCGGAGCCGATACTACACGGACGATGGCACCCTGCGGGCCTCGCAGACCACACCGCACTACTCCCGGATGGTGCTGTCGGGCACCAAGTTCGGCTCTGAGATGTGTGTGCCCGACTTAGGCAAGGGTGGCCCTGAGGACCCGAGGCCATGTGGCCTGTCAGAGAAGAGCAAGAGCAGGGATGCAGCATCAGCATATGGAGACCCGAAAGCCTGCTCGCCGAAAGCCCTTGTAGTTGCCGCCATTGCCGCGGATGATTATTTCCAGTGCAATACATCCAACGAGACTGTGCTCACAGCACCATCCCCGCTAGGCAAGCCTGAGCGCGAGACGCCGACATCCTCGGATGCCGTGCGTAAGAGCTCGCCTTGTGAGCGGCAGACGCCACATCCCCTGGAGTACAAGGAGGATGCCACTGCCAAGGCGCAAAACGGCGGAGGGGCACCAGCGCCGAGCCAAACGCCGGAGGCCAATGTGGACAAGAGGAAGGAGATATTCAGTAAGGACACCCTGTTCAAGCCCCCGCATGGCACGCCAGCGGCAGCCTATGCGGATGGCGGCCACTCTAGGCCGGGCACACTGCGCAAGTCTCCGCATGCCAAGCCATCGGAGGTCCCCGACTGCCCAGACCCACAGGCGGCCTCCACGGGAGTGCCAGTGCCACCAGGCCAGGAGCAGCCCCCCAGCGCCGAGGCGACATTTGACTACTATAACGTGTCAGATGACGACGACTCTGAGGAGGCAGCGCGCAAGGCATCGGCAGAGGACGGGAAGGCACGTGAGGGTGGTGGCACCATGCAGTGGCTGCTGGAACGTGAGAAAGAGCGAGACCTGCAGCGCAAGTTTGAGAGCAACCTGAGTCTCCTGAGCCCCCGGGAGACGGAGATGGGCGGCAGCCAGAAATCGGCCCACTCGGCACGGCTCGACAGCATGGACAGCAGCAGTGTCACTGTGGACAGCGGTTTTAACTCCCCACG CACCCGGGAAAGCCTGGCATCCAACACCTCCAGCATCGTGGAGAGTAACCGGCGGCAGAATCCAGCGCTGAGCCCCGGTCACATGGGTACCGTGGCAGCTGGCCTACCGCCCTTCACCTTCCGTGCCATCCCGGAGCCACCTAGCACGCAGCCGGAGAAACTGCAGAAGTCGCCCAACTGTCTGGCCTCCATCACGAGTGTTTGA
- the LOC125720535 gene encoding storkhead-box protein 2-like isoform X2, whose translation MKKTRSTVLRRAWPSSDFSDRTSERTRSRSEKDYRVHRQHPVPFSSQSPRGFVTPGDVSPISMSPISQSQFIPLGEILCLAISAMNATRKPVTQDALMEHLATCFPGVPTPSPEILRHTLNMLVRERKIYPTPEGYFIVTPQTYFITPSLIRTNSKWYHLDERIPERPQQQCTSPQSGTITPSTSGCVRERPHSKNHCDSYNSYRDDLHSLHASTIQRKSPKEPKESYPTPPPPAQPPAPHPAPHPVPATEKSKSSLNVSYKTDTLTKRKEGGGGSSGGGGGGSEKQSKKFGLKLFRLSFKKDKTKHLSTFSAQFPPEEWPLRDEDTPTAIPRDVEMEIIRRINPDLTVGNVMRHTAVMKRLEEERAQRSKASSSAQQSARSRRSRAHRKAHGKTRSHSKTRASRGDPSEGSNLDLAGERDYRLYSSSLVRSPREGTFSVERGRGNCLVHSNPNIVESHFPVTPEWDVSGELAKRRTEMPFPEPSRGTSHSKVHRSHSHTQDRKSRNERSDKAKERSRSMDNSKGPLGAASVGATDDFDRTTDDRSRYYTDDGTLRASQTTPHYSRMVLSGTKFGSEMCVPDLGKGGPEDPRPCGLSEKSKSRDAASAYGDPKACSPKALVVAAIAADDYFQCNTSNETVLTAPSPLGKPERETPTSSDAVRKSSPCERQTPHPLEYKEDATAKAQNGGGAPAPSQTPEANVDKRKEIFSKDTLFKPPHGTPAAAYADGGHSRPGTLRKSPHAKPSEVPDCPDPQAASTGVPVPPGQEQPPSAEATFDYYNVSDDDDSEEAARKASAEDGKAREGGGTMQWLLEREKERDLQRKFESNLSLLSPRETEMGGSQKSAHSARLDSMDSSSVTVDSGFNSPRTRESLASNTSSIVESNRRQNPALSPGHMGTVAAGLPPFTFRAIPEPPSTQPEKLQKSPNCLASITSV comes from the exons GTGATGTGTCTCCGATCAGCATGTCCCCCATCAGTCAGTCGCAGTTCATCCCGCTGGGCGAGATCCTGTGCCTGGCCATCTCAGCCATGAATGCAACACGCAAGCCGGTCACGCAGGATGCCCTCATGGAGCACCTGGCCACCTGCTTCCCAG GTGTCCCGACTCCGAGCCCGGAGATCCTCCGGCATACGCTGAACATGCTGGTGCGGGAGAGGAAGATCTACCCCACCCCGGAGGGGTACTTTATTGTGACGCCGCAGACATATTTCATAACACCCTCCCTCATCAGGACTAACAGCAAGTGGTACCACCTGGATGAGCGGATCCCTGAGCGGCCACAGCAGCAGTGCACCTCGCCACAGTCGGGAACCATCACACCATCGACATCAGGCTGCGTCCGGGAACGGCCGCACTCCAAAAACCACTGCGACTCATACAACTCGTACCGCGATGACCTGCACAGCCTGCATGCCTCGACCATCCAGAGGAAGTCGCCCAAGGAGCCCAAGGAGTCGTACCCGACGCCGCCACCACCTGCGCAGCCTCCGGCCCCGCACCCGGCCCCGCACCCTGTCCCTGCCACAGAGAAGAGCAAGAGTAGCCTCAATGTGTCATACAAGACGGACACCCTGACGAAGCGCaaagaggggggagggggcagcagcGGTGGTGGAGGGGGTGGCAGCGAGAAGCAGTCAAAGAAGTTTGGCCTGAAGCTCTTTAGATTGAGTTTCAAGAAGGACAAGACGAAACACCTCTCCACATTTTCAGCCCAGTTTCCCCCAGAGGAGTGGCCGCTCCGTGACGAGGACACGCCCACAGCCATCCCACGTGATGTGGAGATGGAGATCATCCGGCGCATCAACCCGGACCTGACGGTGGGCAATGTGATGCGGCACACAGCGGTGATGAAGCGCCTGGAGGAGGAGCGTGCCCAGAGGAGCAAGGCAAGCTCGTCGGCACAGCAAAGTGCACGCAGTCGGCGGAGCCGGGCTCACCGCAAGGCGCATGGTAAGACCCGGTCGCACAGCAAGACACGTGCATCTCGGGGCGACCCATCCGAGGGCTCCAACCTGGACCTGGCAGGCGAGCGGGACTACCGGCTGTACAGCTCATCACTCGTACGCTCGCCACGGGAGGGCACGTTCTCGGTGGAGCGTGGCCGTGGAAACTGCCTGGTGCACAGCAACCCCAACATCGTGGAGTCACATTTTCCCGTCACACCCGAGTGGGACGTCTCCGGGGAGTTGGCCAAGCGACGGACAGAGATGCCCTTCCCTGAGCCATCAAGGGGCACGTCGCACTCTAAGGTGCACCGGAGCCACAGCCACACGCAGGATAGAAAGTCACGCAACGAGCGCTCTGACAAGGCTAAGGAGCGGTCGCGCTCTATGgacaattccaagggccccCTGGGTGCAGCCTCAGTGGGGGCAACCGACGACTTTGACCGCACCACTGATGACCGGAGCCGATACTACACGGACGATGGCACCCTGCGGGCCTCGCAGACCACACCGCACTACTCCCGGATGGTGCTGTCGGGCACCAAGTTCGGCTCTGAGATGTGTGTGCCCGACTTAGGCAAGGGTGGCCCTGAGGACCCGAGGCCATGTGGCCTGTCAGAGAAGAGCAAGAGCAGGGATGCAGCATCAGCATATGGAGACCCGAAAGCCTGCTCGCCGAAAGCCCTTGTAGTTGCCGCCATTGCCGCGGATGATTATTTCCAGTGCAATACATCCAACGAGACTGTGCTCACAGCACCATCCCCGCTAGGCAAGCCTGAGCGCGAGACGCCGACATCCTCGGATGCCGTGCGTAAGAGCTCGCCTTGTGAGCGGCAGACGCCACATCCCCTGGAGTACAAGGAGGATGCCACTGCCAAGGCGCAAAACGGCGGAGGGGCACCAGCGCCGAGCCAAACGCCGGAGGCCAATGTGGACAAGAGGAAGGAGATATTCAGTAAGGACACCCTGTTCAAGCCCCCGCATGGCACGCCAGCGGCAGCCTATGCGGATGGCGGCCACTCTAGGCCGGGCACACTGCGCAAGTCTCCGCATGCCAAGCCATCGGAGGTCCCCGACTGCCCAGACCCACAGGCGGCCTCCACGGGAGTGCCAGTGCCACCAGGCCAGGAGCAGCCCCCCAGCGCCGAGGCGACATTTGACTACTATAACGTGTCAGATGACGACGACTCTGAGGAGGCAGCGCGCAAGGCATCGGCAGAGGACGGGAAGGCACGTGAGGGTGGTGGCACCATGCAGTGGCTGCTGGAACGTGAGAAAGAGCGAGACCTGCAGCGCAAGTTTGAGAGCAACCTGAGTCTCCTGAGCCCCCGGGAGACGGAGATGGGCGGCAGCCAGAAATCGGCCCACTCGGCACGGCTCGACAGCATGGACAGCAGCAGTGTCACTGTGGACAGCGGTTTTAACTCCCCACG CACCCGGGAAAGCCTGGCATCCAACACCTCCAGCATCGTGGAGAGTAACCGGCGGCAGAATCCAGCGCTGAGCCCCGGTCACATGGGTACCGTGGCAGCTGGCCTACCGCCCTTCACCTTCCGTGCCATCCCGGAGCCACCTAGCACGCAGCCGGAGAAACTGCAGAAGTCGCCCAACTGTCTGGCCTCCATCACGAGTGTTTGA